In a single window of the Xylanimonas protaetiae genome:
- a CDS encoding FadR/GntR family transcriptional regulator yields the protein MNTSSGSDRARRAFAYLRRRITSGEWPVGSRIPVETELMELLGVGKMTVREAVRSLASMGMLETLPGRGTYVRARTPVAAVLAESVHDYELAEVLAYRRGLEVEAARLAARHRTDDHVARLRAAHEANDRLGAGAPAEREQGRTPQEFHALVFEATGTRLLPDAYAGVLAALRKVISLGVVIYASGEESRRHDHGQILAAIEAGDAERAALLMAQHVADDLEIAGPGR from the coding sequence ATGAACACCTCGTCCGGATCTGACCGTGCCCGTCGCGCGTTCGCGTACCTGCGACGGCGCATCACGTCGGGGGAGTGGCCCGTCGGCTCCCGCATCCCGGTCGAGACCGAGCTCATGGAGCTCCTCGGCGTCGGCAAGATGACGGTCCGTGAGGCCGTCCGGTCGCTCGCGAGCATGGGGATGCTCGAGACGCTGCCGGGACGCGGCACCTACGTGCGCGCCCGCACGCCCGTGGCTGCGGTGCTCGCCGAGTCCGTCCACGACTACGAGCTCGCCGAGGTGCTCGCCTACCGCCGGGGTCTCGAGGTCGAGGCGGCCCGCCTCGCCGCGCGGCACCGCACCGACGACCACGTCGCGCGGCTCCGGGCGGCGCACGAGGCGAACGACCGGCTCGGCGCAGGGGCGCCCGCCGAGCGAGAGCAGGGCCGGACGCCGCAGGAGTTCCACGCGCTCGTCTTCGAGGCCACGGGCACGCGCCTGCTGCCCGACGCCTACGCGGGTGTGCTCGCCGCCCTGCGGAAGGTCATCAGCCTGGGCGTGGTGATCTACGCCTCGGGCGAGGAGAGCCGCCGCCACGACCACGGCCAGATCCTCGCCGCCATCGAGGCCGGCGACGCCGAGCGCGCGGCGCTCCTCATGGCCCAGCACGTCGCGGACGACCTGGAGATCGCCGGCCCCGGCCGCTGA
- a CDS encoding enterochelin esterase domain-containing protein, which translates to MVSPFATPPAGASARALSIPPHVARPAAVPHGRSARVEALRAALAAGAGRDAVEAFWAEVTERGTPLVEGTGPVRDYTFVHRGAARRVAVVVNKLVDDTTFTEALLEPVAGTDVWALTLRLGAGWRGSYTLAVDDGGAPSVTASAQAVLEQRRARSRAVTEPERHAAVDAWYDLLLHTRPDPHARERGRQGSVASGPEAPRPVPLLPAPRAGRLVPVRGGPRPAWWHVPAVEPGPDGWDVLVLLDGEQRVAGETATLDAWSASGVLPPTATLLLGHGPLEDRVADLTCNPRLVADVLRLVDDAPGTLGAPVTRNPRRTTIAGQSLGGLTALYAQCLAPDRFGVSVCQSGSLWWPNPAGGEPAEWLTRTIARSGVRLGRVHLEVGRGEWVLLEPTRRLRAVLADRCEALRYEEYDGGHDAACWETSLPHALRRVTAAR; encoded by the coding sequence ATGGTCTCCCCGTTCGCGACCCCGCCCGCCGGGGCGTCCGCCCGCGCGCTCTCGATCCCGCCGCACGTCGCACGCCCCGCCGCGGTCCCCCACGGCCGGTCCGCGCGCGTCGAGGCGCTGCGGGCCGCCCTGGCGGCCGGCGCCGGCAGGGACGCCGTCGAGGCCTTCTGGGCGGAGGTCACGGAGCGCGGCACGCCGCTCGTCGAGGGCACGGGACCCGTCCGGGACTACACGTTCGTGCACCGCGGCGCCGCGCGGCGGGTCGCCGTCGTGGTCAACAAACTCGTCGACGACACGACCTTCACCGAGGCGCTGCTCGAGCCCGTCGCGGGCACCGACGTCTGGGCCCTGACGCTGCGCCTGGGGGCCGGCTGGCGCGGCAGCTACACGCTCGCGGTCGACGACGGCGGCGCCCCGTCGGTCACGGCGTCCGCGCAGGCCGTCCTCGAGCAGCGACGGGCACGGTCGCGCGCGGTCACGGAGCCCGAGCGGCACGCCGCCGTCGACGCGTGGTACGACCTGCTCCTCCACACCCGGCCCGACCCGCACGCACGGGAGCGCGGGCGGCAGGGTTCGGTCGCGTCCGGACCCGAGGCGCCGCGGCCGGTGCCGCTGCTGCCGGCACCGCGCGCCGGGCGGCTCGTGCCCGTCCGCGGCGGACCGCGGCCGGCGTGGTGGCACGTGCCCGCGGTCGAGCCAGGCCCGGACGGCTGGGACGTCCTGGTGCTGCTCGACGGTGAGCAGCGGGTCGCCGGCGAGACGGCGACCCTCGACGCGTGGTCCGCCTCGGGCGTCCTGCCGCCCACGGCCACGCTGCTGCTGGGCCACGGCCCCCTGGAGGACCGCGTCGCGGACCTCACCTGCAACCCGCGCCTGGTCGCCGACGTCCTGCGGCTGGTCGACGACGCCCCCGGCACGCTCGGCGCCCCCGTGACCCGCAACCCGAGGCGCACGACCATCGCCGGGCAGTCGCTCGGCGGGCTCACGGCCCTCTACGCCCAGTGCCTCGCGCCGGACCGGTTCGGCGTCTCCGTGTGCCAGTCCGGGTCGCTGTGGTGGCCCAACCCCGCCGGGGGCGAGCCGGCCGAGTGGCTCACGCGCACGATCGCCCGCTCCGGCGTCCGGCTGGGGCGGGTCCACCTCGAGGTGGGGCGTGGCGAGTGGGTGCTGCTCGAGCCGACGCGCCGCCTGCGGGCGGTCCTGGCCGACCGGTGCGAGGCCCTCCGCTACGAGGAGTACGACGGCGGCCACGACGCGGCCTGCTGGGAGACCAGCCTGCCCCACGCGCTACGTCGTGTCACGGCGGCGCGGTGA
- a CDS encoding ABC transporter substrate-binding protein, whose protein sequence is MSNPHRRRLTAGSRRVAAALVAVVALLTACSPAPGASSSAPTRTVTDARGREVDIPVAPARVVTLSEPTTDAAFAIGVVPVGATAARGQAARLAGYLPAEAADVTVVGSLGSPQLEQLVALGPDLILTDGTAVNDDVLLGKLQAIAPTLWVGEAGNTDWQAGLRAVGDALGKADAATAFVTSYDAEAARVRDGLGANAGARVSIVRWGLSTGAFLPQSTFPAKILADLGLTRPAGQDVAGNGHSEQVSAENVGVLDGDWMFFCTLGGAAGPETAADGGGATGVAASEAALATAAARAVGFTDLTAYRSGRVVPVDGSAWGSAGGPLAAWQILTDVDDNLVG, encoded by the coding sequence GTGTCCAACCCTCATCGCCGCCGTCTCACCGCGGGGAGCCGCCGCGTCGCCGCCGCCCTCGTCGCCGTCGTCGCCCTCCTCACGGCCTGCTCCCCGGCACCGGGGGCGTCGTCCTCGGCGCCGACGCGGACCGTGACCGACGCCCGGGGCCGGGAGGTCGACATCCCCGTCGCCCCCGCCCGGGTGGTCACGCTGAGCGAGCCCACCACGGACGCCGCGTTCGCCATCGGCGTGGTGCCCGTCGGGGCCACGGCGGCGCGCGGGCAGGCGGCCCGGCTCGCGGGCTACCTGCCCGCGGAGGCGGCGGACGTCACGGTCGTCGGCAGCCTCGGCTCGCCGCAGCTCGAGCAGCTCGTGGCGCTCGGCCCTGACCTCATCCTCACCGACGGCACCGCCGTCAACGACGACGTCCTCCTCGGCAAGCTGCAGGCCATCGCGCCCACCCTCTGGGTCGGCGAGGCCGGCAACACCGACTGGCAGGCCGGGCTGCGCGCCGTCGGCGACGCCCTCGGCAAGGCCGACGCCGCGACGGCGTTCGTCACGAGCTACGACGCCGAGGCCGCCCGGGTCCGCGACGGGCTCGGCGCGAACGCCGGCGCGCGGGTGTCGATCGTGCGCTGGGGACTGTCCACCGGCGCGTTCCTGCCGCAGAGCACCTTCCCCGCGAAGATCCTCGCCGACCTCGGGCTGACCCGCCCGGCCGGCCAGGACGTCGCGGGCAACGGCCACTCCGAGCAGGTCAGCGCCGAGAACGTCGGCGTGCTCGACGGCGACTGGATGTTCTTCTGCACCCTCGGCGGCGCGGCCGGACCCGAGACGGCCGCCGACGGCGGCGGGGCCACCGGCGTCGCCGCGAGCGAGGCCGCCCTGGCCACGGCCGCCGCACGGGCGGTCGGCTTCACCGACCTCACGGCCTACCGGTCCGGGCGCGTCGTGCCCGTCGACGGCAGCGCCTGGGGCAGCGCCGGCGGGCCGCTGGCCGCCTGGCAGATCCTCACCGACGTCGACGACAACCTCGTCGGCTGA
- a CDS encoding DUF1540 domain-containing protein: protein MSTLMDMPTVTECSVDGCGFNHDHGCHAGAVTIAGHTGDASCATFIPLSTKGGLEKVLAHVGACQRMECAYNDHLECGASEIRVGAGQDSPQHPDCLTFTAKA from the coding sequence ATGAGCACCCTGATGGACATGCCCACGGTCACCGAGTGCTCGGTGGACGGCTGCGGCTTCAACCACGACCACGGCTGCCACGCGGGCGCCGTCACCATCGCCGGCCACACGGGCGACGCCTCGTGCGCCACGTTCATCCCGCTCAGCACGAAGGGCGGCCTCGAGAAGGTCCTCGCCCACGTCGGCGCCTGCCAGCGGATGGAGTGCGCGTACAACGACCACCTCGAGTGCGGCGCGAGCGAGATCCGCGTGGGCGCGGGTCAGGACAGCCCCCAGCACCCGGACTGCCTCACCTTCACCGCGAAGGCCTGA
- a CDS encoding ACT domain-containing protein — protein sequence MSSLSLRVLPDRFVVGHLPAATFPEDDEWVALVRAPEGLTVVAHASPFGRDGERWAGVYGDPHGLDVPGMLAAVVGPLAAAGVPVFVASTFHADLVLVPEDRLATAVDVLADAGHQVA from the coding sequence ATGTCGTCCCTGAGCCTGCGCGTCCTGCCCGACCGGTTCGTCGTCGGTCACCTGCCCGCCGCGACGTTCCCCGAGGACGACGAGTGGGTCGCGCTGGTGCGCGCGCCCGAGGGGCTGACCGTCGTCGCCCACGCCTCGCCGTTCGGGAGGGACGGGGAGCGGTGGGCCGGCGTCTACGGCGATCCGCACGGGCTCGACGTGCCCGGCATGCTCGCCGCCGTCGTCGGGCCGCTCGCCGCCGCCGGGGTTCCCGTGTTCGTGGCGTCGACCTTCCACGCCGACCTGGTGCTGGTCCCCGAGGACCGGCTCGCCACCGCCGTCGACGTGCTCGCCGACGCGGGGCATCAGGTCGCGTGA
- a CDS encoding LPXTG cell wall anchor domain-containing protein, translating to MFEIAAAAAADPTPGPTPTAAPTSGGTSGGTTSAAAAAGGQLPQTGIEDAPAVAWVAGLLAVAALAFAADRGLRRRAGRARA from the coding sequence ATGTTCGAGATCGCGGCCGCGGCCGCGGCGGACCCGACGCCTGGCCCGACGCCGACGGCGGCGCCCACGAGCGGCGGCACGAGCGGCGGCACGACGAGCGCCGCGGCCGCGGCGGGCGGGCAGCTCCCCCAGACCGGCATCGAGGACGCCCCGGCGGTCGCGTGGGTCGCCGGGCTGCTCGCCGTCGCCGCCCTGGCGTTCGCCGCGGACCGCGGGCTCCGCCGCCGAGCGGGCCGGGCGCGCGCCTGA
- a CDS encoding WxL protein peptidoglycan domain-containing protein: MRTIVRRTLAPTFAVAAALLALAAPAVADDTPAAEPAPTTWQVAPSGQGGPGQRPYFVLEAAPGAVVSDVVGITNLSTQEITLRVFATDARTAASGDFDLLASAQEPQDVGAWTTFDSPDVAPDGTLTLPARSRVDVPFHITIPANATPGDHVGGIVTSLPSVRTTGTGEQVVVDARVAARTYLSVTGDLVPRLQVGDVRAHRTGSFWNPFDGDVEVTWTVTNTGNLRLTGTQHVAVDGVLGWGAADAAGPALPELLPGSAVEQTATLHGVPAAVLLTLTGSLQPVDATGRVAAVTAVPFTATLHAFPWVALLALALLAALGWLVVRAVRRRRATARQVAELQERLAAAASGGDTAETSGGEPAAADAPSGDRA; encoded by the coding sequence TTGCGCACGATCGTCCGCCGCACCCTCGCGCCCACCTTCGCCGTGGCCGCGGCGCTCCTGGCCCTCGCGGCACCCGCCGTCGCCGACGACACCCCCGCCGCCGAACCCGCGCCCACGACGTGGCAGGTGGCGCCCTCCGGGCAAGGAGGACCCGGCCAGCGGCCCTACTTCGTGCTCGAGGCGGCCCCGGGGGCCGTGGTCTCCGACGTCGTCGGCATCACGAACCTCTCGACGCAGGAGATCACCCTGCGGGTCTTCGCCACTGACGCCCGCACCGCGGCGAGCGGCGACTTCGACCTGCTCGCCAGCGCGCAGGAACCCCAGGACGTCGGCGCCTGGACCACGTTCGACTCCCCGGACGTGGCGCCCGACGGGACGCTGACGCTCCCCGCCCGGTCGCGCGTCGACGTCCCGTTCCACATCACGATCCCCGCGAACGCCACCCCGGGCGACCACGTGGGCGGCATCGTCACCTCGCTGCCGAGCGTGCGCACCACGGGCACCGGGGAGCAGGTGGTCGTCGACGCGCGCGTCGCCGCCCGCACCTACCTCTCCGTGACCGGCGACCTGGTGCCGCGCCTCCAGGTGGGCGACGTGCGCGCACACCGCACGGGCAGCTTCTGGAACCCGTTCGACGGCGACGTCGAGGTGACGTGGACGGTGACAAACACCGGGAACCTGCGCCTGACCGGCACCCAGCACGTCGCCGTCGACGGCGTCCTCGGCTGGGGCGCGGCGGACGCCGCCGGGCCCGCGCTGCCCGAGCTGCTGCCCGGGAGCGCCGTCGAGCAGACCGCGACCCTGCACGGCGTGCCGGCCGCCGTGCTGCTGACGCTCACCGGCTCGCTCCAGCCGGTCGACGCGACCGGCCGCGTGGCCGCCGTCACGGCCGTGCCGTTCACCGCGACGCTGCACGCGTTCCCGTGGGTCGCGCTCCTGGCGCTCGCGCTGCTCGCCGCCCTCGGGTGGCTCGTGGTGCGGGCGGTGCGACGGCGCCGCGCGACGGCACGGCAGGTCGCGGAGCTGCAGGAGCGGCTCGCGGCGGCGGCGTCGGGTGGTGACACGGCGGAGACGTCGGGTGGTGAGCCGGCGGCGGCGGACGCGCCCTCCGGTGACCGGGCATGA
- a CDS encoding siderophore-interacting protein, whose product MTTTPALDRDARAVVRRPVGTLGRRVLHVVRVEDVTPRYRRVVLGGADLDAGFPWADLAPTDHVKVVFPDPATGELLLPQPGPGGLRNPDGTRPAVRDYTVRAWDAEARELTLDLVLHGHGVASRWASSARPGDGLGVLGPRGNVLFPHGYPCYLAVGDATALPAISRLLEELPDGARATAILEVEDAAEEQRIASREGVEIVWVHRGAHPEADRLERALRAWTPPQDDDWFAFAAGEATAMRPVRQYLRHELGLPRAQVHVDGYWKRGEAGLDHHAVDLGDD is encoded by the coding sequence GTGACCACCACACCTGCCCTGGACCGTGACGCGCGCGCCGTCGTGCGTCGTCCCGTCGGCACGCTGGGACGCCGCGTCCTGCACGTCGTGCGCGTCGAGGACGTGACGCCGCGCTACCGCCGGGTCGTGCTGGGCGGCGCCGACCTCGACGCGGGCTTCCCGTGGGCGGACCTCGCGCCGACCGACCACGTCAAGGTCGTGTTCCCGGACCCGGCGACCGGCGAGCTCCTGCTGCCCCAGCCGGGCCCCGGCGGGCTGCGGAACCCGGACGGGACCCGCCCGGCCGTGCGGGACTACACCGTGCGGGCCTGGGACGCCGAGGCCCGCGAGCTCACGCTCGACCTCGTGCTCCACGGGCACGGCGTCGCGAGCCGATGGGCCTCGTCCGCGCGGCCCGGGGACGGCCTCGGGGTGCTCGGCCCGCGCGGCAACGTGCTCTTCCCGCACGGCTACCCCTGCTACCTCGCCGTCGGCGACGCCACGGCCCTGCCCGCGATCTCCCGCCTGCTGGAGGAGCTGCCGGACGGCGCGCGGGCCACCGCGATCCTCGAGGTCGAGGACGCGGCCGAGGAGCAGCGGATCGCGTCGCGCGAGGGCGTCGAGATCGTCTGGGTGCACCGCGGCGCGCACCCGGAGGCGGACCGGCTCGAGCGCGCGCTGCGGGCCTGGACGCCGCCGCAGGACGACGACTGGTTCGCCTTCGCGGCCGGCGAGGCCACCGCGATGCGGCCCGTGCGCCAGTACCTGCGCCACGAGCTCGGCCTGCCGAGGGCGCAGGTCCACGTGGACGGCTACTGGAAGCGCGGCGAGGCGGGCCTCGACCACCACGCCGTCGACCTCGGGGACGACTGA
- a CDS encoding oxidoreductase, which produces MARTVYDAMGGMPVVLALARAWHARVLADPVVAHAFHRPVHPRHDERLAAYWAEQLGGPATFTGSTGAHASVVAVHSGNGPHDEMDARAVACFELALDDAAVPDDDALRATLTLWFTWATQVLNHEYETVESIPADLPMPVWTWDGPPPGPRAPAASSADDHRHDEDQRDRREGEDGHGHPQDPRDRG; this is translated from the coding sequence ATGGCGCGGACGGTCTACGACGCGATGGGCGGCATGCCCGTGGTGCTCGCGCTCGCCCGGGCCTGGCACGCGCGCGTGCTGGCCGACCCCGTCGTGGCGCACGCGTTCCACCGGCCGGTCCACCCGCGGCACGACGAGCGGCTGGCCGCGTACTGGGCCGAGCAGCTCGGCGGCCCGGCGACGTTCACGGGCTCGACGGGGGCGCACGCGTCGGTCGTGGCGGTGCACTCGGGCAACGGCCCGCACGACGAGATGGACGCCCGGGCGGTCGCGTGCTTCGAGCTCGCGCTCGACGACGCCGCGGTCCCGGACGACGACGCCCTCCGCGCCACGCTCACGCTCTGGTTCACGTGGGCGACGCAGGTGCTCAACCACGAGTACGAGACCGTGGAGTCGATCCCCGCCGACCTCCCGATGCCGGTGTGGACGTGGGACGGGCCGCCGCCGGGACCGCGCGCCCCGGCGGCGTCGTCAGCGGACGACCATCGGCATGACGAGGATCAGCGCGACCGCCGCGAGGGCGAGGACGGCCATGGCCACCCGCAGGACCCGCGCGATCGTGGCTGA